Within the Flavobacterium sp. N502536 genome, the region CTTCTTTGGTCAGACAATCATAACCAGACTGGCTGATTTTGTCTAAAATTTCATCAATCTGTTGTTGCGTTTTGTCTTTCGTAACAATTCTTGACGTCACTTTTTCAGTAGGTTTTTTGTAATTTTTATGTACTTTGGTGAAAGGGGTCGATGGGGATTTTCTAAAAAGATTGGCAAAGAAATCTAAGGTTCTCGAAACAATTTTACTCAGATCGGTACCGTTTTGCAACAGCTTCATAAAAAGAAATCCGAAGAATGCTCCTGCCAGGTGCGAGATATGTCCGCCGGTATTGTCTAAACGAAACTGCATTAAATCTAAAACCAAAATGACAGCGGTAATGTGCCAAAGCTTAACATTTCCGATAAGCAGCAAACGTACATTCATGAGAGGCTGATAGGTTGTAACTCCCACCAAAATAGCCATGATGGCTGCCGATGCTCCTACAATAGGTGCCGAAATATTTAAGAAATAAAAACTCAATGCAAAAACAATTCCGGAGAAAATAGCTCCTAAAATATACAGTCCGAGATATTGCTTCTGCGTAAAGAAAGTCAGGAATAAATTACTTGCAAAATTTAAAACCATCATATTAAACAACAGATGCAGAAAACCATAATGAAAGAAAGCATACGTTAGAAACGTCCAGGGTTTGAACATAAAAACCGCAGGGTCTGACGACAGTGCCAACCAGTTTGGAAATGCAAACTGAGCATTAGAAAAATTATAAAAAAACACTAACGAAATCAGGAAACAGCCAATGTTCCAATAAATAACACGCAGGGCTATTCCGCCTAATCTGTATTGTAGTTTTAAATCGTCCAGAATATTCATAAAAGCTTTCTTTAGTTTTTATTTGCAATATTAAAGTTAAAAATTAATTCCAACGGTTGTTATTAAACTGATTCTTTTTCCAGTACCACATCATAAAATACCCAATCACTGCTCCACCAATATGGGCAAAATGAGCAATTCCTGTGCCTCCTCCTCCAAAGATAGAATCTCCTTTAAAACCTAAAAATAAATCAATTGCCAAAATTCCAGGCACAAAATATTTTGCTTTAATCGGAATCGGTATAAACATTAAAGCCAGCTCTGCATTTGGAAACATAAAAGCAAAAGCAACTAAAAGTCCGTAAATAGCACCGGAAGCTCCTACCATTGGCACCTGAGTAATTACAGAGGCTTCAAATAATCCTTTAAATCCGGCTTCATCAAGATTGGTCTTTCCAACCTTCTCTAATATTGGTTTAATTTGTTCTAAAAACAAATCTGCCCTAAAGTTGACTCCATCACTAAAATTTACATTTAA harbors:
- a CDS encoding rhomboid family intramembrane serine protease, coding for MNNMTPVVKQLLIINIIFFIGAQLVPVSEQFFALFFPESDFFKLWQPITHMFMHGGILHIAFNMFAMVSFGSALEHFWGGKKFIFFYISCGLGAALLQIGVNYLQFQSALEPVRSLGLSDATLHQILNVNFSDGVNFRADLFLEQIKPILEKVGKTNLDEAGFKGLFEASVITQVPMVGASGAIYGLLVAFAFMFPNAELALMFIPIPIKAKYFVPGILAIDLFLGFKGDSIFGGGGTGIAHFAHIGGAVIGYFMMWYWKKNQFNNNRWN
- a CDS encoding rhomboid family intramembrane serine protease, which gives rise to MNILDDLKLQYRLGGIALRVIYWNIGCFLISLVFFYNFSNAQFAFPNWLALSSDPAVFMFKPWTFLTYAFFHYGFLHLLFNMMVLNFASNLFLTFFTQKQYLGLYILGAIFSGIVFALSFYFLNISAPIVGASAAIMAILVGVTTYQPLMNVRLLLIGNVKLWHITAVILVLDLMQFRLDNTGGHISHLAGAFFGFLFMKLLQNGTDLSKIVSRTLDFFANLFRKSPSTPFTKVHKNYKKPTEKVTSRIVTKDKTQQQIDEILDKISQSGYDCLTKEEKEFLFKAGK